A single Xiphias gladius isolate SHS-SW01 ecotype Sanya breed wild chromosome 18, ASM1685928v1, whole genome shotgun sequence DNA region contains:
- the LOC120804354 gene encoding immunoglobulin superfamily member 21-like, whose protein sequence is MSTGQCCGGEADRDDRGNQIASHHCQNATLQGYLTVSIEPLPPAVIGDTVTLRCNFQTDSNLREIVWFRVIEGGSTKQKIFTYDAIYNTSYSHIEDNRKQEDLVYQSTVRLPEVQMEDDGLYECHVGIYDTGSRDKVILASGSLILTVIVPPKSISVVAANSPAPFSRYEAQNFTLVCIVTGAKPAPMVYFKRDGELIDVVPTRQSSSSVGDQSKAPGEEKSQGRSQAGLLSSQVLTSRDPDDTKLHKSLSLLEEEGKLARLGQDSPNGPEEGPEQRSESYPKPTTEVIPETVVSREFPRWVQSSDPLYYFQLRQQAAVDGTMEVRAMLTWSLNPQLDNEALFSCEVNHPALSMPMQAEVTLAAPRGPKLSMSPTKAKVGDTVRITVQGFQLGPSASEVFPEPMFTWNKVGGHLLDGREEHDGRELVLERIPAELNGSMFRCTAQNPLGSTDTHTRLIVFDNPRLKKQFIAIGAAVSRCSLTLTSMLLLLIFTSELT, encoded by the exons ATGAGTACAGGCCAGTGCTGTGGAGGTGAGGCTGACCGTGATGACAGAGGGAATCAGATTGCCTCTCATCACTGCCAGAATGCAACTCTGCAAG GTTATTTAACAGTTTCCATTGagcctcttcctcctgctgtcaTTGGAGACACAGTCACACTCAGGTGCAACTTCCAAACAGACAGCAACCTCCGAGAGATTGTGTGGTTTCGA gTGATTGAAGGAGGCAGTACCAAGCAGAAGATTTTCACCTATGATGCCATTTACAACACCAGCTACTCCCACATAGAGGACAACCGCAAACAAGAAGACCTGGTCTACCAGTCAACTGTGCG GCTTCCTGAGGTACAGATGGAGGATGACGGCCTGTATGAGTGCCATGTGGGGATCTATGACACAGGCTCCAGAGACAAAGTGATTCTAGCCTCAGGCAGCCTCATCCTCACTGTTATAG TACCTCCCAAGTCTATCTCTGTGGTGGCAGCCAACAGTCCAGCTCCTTTCAGCCGCTATGAGGCCCAGAATTTTACTCTGGTTTGCATTGTTACAGGAGCAAAGCCAGCTCCCATG GTGTACTTCAAGCGGGATGGTGAGCTTATTGATGTTGTGCCTACTCGCCAGTCTTCCTCCTCAGTGGGGGACCAAAGCAAAGCCCCTGGTGAAGAAAAGAGCCAGGGGAGGAGCCAGGCAGGGCTATTGAGCTCCCAGGTTCTCACCAGTCGAGACCCTGATGACACCAAACTCCACAAGTCCCTGTCCCTGCTGGAAGAAGAGGGGAAGCTGGCTCGGCTGGGCCAGGACAGCCCCAATGGCCCAGAAGAGGGCCCAGAGCAAAGGTCAGAGTCCTACCCCAAGCCAACCACTGAGGTGATCCCTGAGACCGTGGTGAGCCGTGAGTTTCCCCGCTGGGTTCAGAGCAGTGACCCACTGTACTACTTCCAGCTAcggcagcaggcagcagttgACGGCACCATGGAGGTGAGAGCCATGCTGACCTGGAGCCTCAACCCCCAGCTGGACAATGAGGCACTGTTCAGCTGTGAGGTCAACCACCCAGCTCTGTCTATGCCAATGCAGGCTGAGGTCACACTGG CTGCTCCCAGAGGACCCAAGCTGTCCATGAGCCCCACTAAGGCCAAGGTGGGAGACACAGTCCGGATCACTGTCCAAGGCTTCCAGCTGGGACCTTCTGCA agTGAGGTCTTCCCTGAGCCCATGTTCACCTGGAACAAGGTTGGTGGACATCTGCTGGATGGTAGAGAGGAGCATGACGGCAGGGAGCTCGTTCTAGAGAGAATTCCTGCTGAGCTCAACGGCTCCATGTTCCGCTGCACGGCCCAGAATCCTCTGGGCTCCACAGATACCCACACCCGCCTCATTGTGTTTG acaaCCCAAGACTGAAGAAACAATTTATTG ctATTGGTGCAGCAGTCAGTCGGTGCTCCCTCACATTAACCTCCATGTTGCTACTGCTGATCTTCACCTCTGAGCTGACGTGA